In Candidatus Ozemobacteraceae bacterium, the genomic stretch GAAGGTATTGCGATTCCGGATCCGATGGCGTTTTTCACGGATATAGCACTTGACGACGACCTGGTCGTCGCGAATCTCGATGGTCTCGACCTTGCCGATCTTGACGCCGGCCATCGAGACGGAAGCCCCGGTACTCAGGCCGTTGACCGAGTAAAAGGTCACGTAGAAGCGATAGCCGCGCTCCGTCAGCTGGATGTCCCCGATGATGAACACCATGTACACCAGCAGGAAGGTGGCGATGAGAGTGATGATTCCGACTTTGAATGTTGAGTTCATTGCTGTTTCCTCGCCTTCACAGGAGCGTCATGGGACCCTTGGCTTCGCCGCGGATGAATTGCTGGACAACAGGATCGGGGGAATTGATGATCTCTTCCTTCGTGCCGATGGCGACGATCTTGCCGCCGTAATGCAGCGCCAGACGGTCGCAGACCCGATAGGCGGAGCCGAGGTCGTGCGTGACGACGATCGAGGTGACGCCCAGTCGTTTCTTCAGGCTGAGGTGCAGTTCGTCGATCGCCGACGTCATGATCGGATCGAGACCGGTCGTGGGCTCGTCGTAGAGAATGATCTCCGGTTCCATCGCGATGGCGCGGGCGAGGCCGACGCGCTTGCGCATGCCGCCCGAGAGTTCGCTCGGCATGAGGTTGTTGGAACCCGGCAATCCCACCATCTCGAGTTTTTCCGAGACGATGTGGTGAATCGCGAGATTCGAGAGGTTCGTGTGCTTGCGAAGGCCGAACGCGATGTTCTCCTCGACCGTGAGCGAGTCGAACAGGGCGGCCGACTGGAACAGCATGCCCATGCGCATACGCAGAGCGTCGAGGCGCATCTGGCTGAAGTTCGTGATGTCCTCGCCGTCGATGAGCACCTGGCCCTCGTCAGGCTTGAGCAGGCCGATGATATGCTTGAGGAGCACGCTTTTGCCGCATCCCGACGGGCCGAGAATCACGAGCGACTCGCCTTTGTATATCTTTAGATTTATTCCGCTCAGCACCCGTTTGGGACCGAACGCTTTCGACAGGTTCGAGATGATGATCATTGCAGGTATGCCATGTTGAAATTATTGATGCCGACGGTCAGGAAGTAGTTGACGGCGAGGATGAACATGATCGCGAGCACGACGGCGCCCGTGGTGCTCTTGCCGACGCCCTCGGCGCCGCCTTCGGTCGTGAACCCCTTGTAGCAGCCGATGATGCCGATCAGGGCGCCGAACACCATCGCTTTGAACAGGCCGCCCATCAGGTCGTAGATCTTGAGATTCTGGAGGATCGAGTCGCTGAAGGTGGTCAGAGTCTGGCCGATCTGG encodes the following:
- a CDS encoding ABC transporter ATP-binding protein, with the translated sequence MIIISNLSKAFGPKRVLSGINLKIYKGESLVILGPSGCGKSVLLKHIIGLLKPDEGQVLIDGEDITNFSQMRLDALRMRMGMLFQSAALFDSLTVEENIAFGLRKHTNLSNLAIHHIVSEKLEMVGLPGSNNLMPSELSGGMRKRVGLARAIAMEPEIILYDEPTTGLDPIMTSAIDELHLSLKKRLGVTSIVVTHDLGSAYRVCDRLALHYGGKIVAIGTKEEIINSPDPVVQQFIRGEAKGPMTLL